The DNA region AGCGTATCTCCGTGAACTCACTATGGCCAAGAACAGCCATTTGGACCGCTGCCATTGATATGTTGATGGGCGAAGATGCAATGAATAAATCTCGTAAACCGGCCATCGTGTCCGATGCCGCGCACGCCTTATTTCTGACACCAGGCGGTGAAATAACCGGTCAGTGGCTGATAGACGATGATTTCCTAAAATCCCAAGGCATTACGGATTTTGATCAATACGCATGTGTGCCGGGAACGACAGACTTGATTCCGGACTTTTTTGTGTAATTTCTAAAGCAAGCACGATGCCAAACCCCAGCACCAACAAAGCCGTCTGCGGCAGGAGCTGGGCGAGCTTGCTTTTTCTCATAAAAAATAATGCCACGATAACCAGCAACGCCGCGCCATATGCTGCCAGCCAACAGACAATAAGCGCCGGCGCCAACAAACAAAATACATACTCCGCATGGGCAAACTGCCGACCAAAGCGAACAGCCAAAGTTTTTTTGTGAGCGATTTTGTCTTGGTCGATATCGCGCAAGTTATTAACCACCAAGATGGCGCAAGCAAGAAGCCCAAGGGCTATGCCAGCCAGCGCCGCCTCCCAGCTAAATGCCAAGCTTTGAACATAATAAGTTCCAGCCACGGCAACAGGGCCAAAAAAAATCAGCACAAATAGCTCACCCAGGCCAACATAGGCCAGCGCATAAGGTCCCGCTGTGTAAGCAATCCCAGCAGCAATCGAGAAAACACCGATCACCAAGATTGGCAAGCCGCCTCTAAAAACCAGCACCAGGCCCAGCATCGCCGCGACCGCAAACACGCCTATAAATGCATTTCGAACGGCCAATGGCGAAATCAAACCGCCAGCGCTCGCCCGCACCGGCCCCACACGCGCCGCAGTATCCGCCCCTTTTTTGAAGTCATAATAGTCATTGCAAAGATTGGTACCAATCTGGATGAGTATCGCCGTAGCAAAAATAAGCGCACTATACTCTGCGGAAAAAAAGCCATCTCGCCAAGAGTAGGCGCTGCCTACCAAGACAGGCGCTAAGGCCACCGTTAACGTTTTAGGCCGCGCGGCCAAAAGCCAGTTTTTCACAGTGAAATGCAAACCGGTTCGCAAGCAGGGTAGTGGGGCAGCTCCAAAAACATCTCTTCCCGAAGCACTTCGGTTAAATCGATCACGTCTGGCTTTTCAAGTTCCAAGTTCATATCAAGCTCAAGACCGACCACAATCTCCTCCAAGCATCGCACACAAGGATGCGACAGAGAAAACACACCCCGGCCCGTGATCGTTGCATTGTCGCCTTTTCGGTCTATCTGCAAACTTAATTCAGTTTCCGCCAGGGCTTTAAAAGCCATTTCTCGGCCCGGCTCGTCCAACAGCTCAGAGACTTGAGCGATGCTGAGGCGTTCTGTCTTGGTGATGCCAACTTCAGGAATATGCTCAAATCGAATGGAATTCATCCCATAGACTAATCCTAGGCCATCCTTTAGCTGTCAAGACATGATTGAATGCTTCGAACAACTGTTAAGTCACATGGGCAATGACAAAGATCGCCCCGAATTGGCGGCCACACCCTTGCTGGCAGCCAAAGCTTTTGAGCAGCTGAGCCAAGGCTACAACGTGAACCCGCAGTCTCTCATTGCGCAGGAGCTCATGCGCACACCGAAGGGCTATAACGGCAGCATTGAACTCCCTGACATACCTTTCATATCTCTGTGCGAACATACCTTTTTACCGTTTTTAGGCACGGTAACCGTCCATTTTTCGCCAAACCAGTCAATCATTGGTGCTGGCTGCATTGAAAAACTAATTCATGCCTTCGCCCGCAGAATGCAGCTGCAAGAGCGCCTGACGCTGCAAATAGCCGAGACAATATATAATGAGTTAGCCCCTCACTGGGTGCAAGTAGACATCAATGCGATTCACAGTTGCATGGACGGCAGACAATTGAACACCAAGGTAAGGCTGGGAATAGGCTAGGTTGTAAATAGGTTTAGGTCTGATGGTCAGACTATTATATAGCTTCTTACTGTCAGCGACAGTATTTGCTACCACACCAACCTTAGCGGACCTGTGGCAGGAAGAGCTGGACTTCGACTTAGCCGACTCAGATCCAAATATACTCGCCGACAAACATGTCCTGTTTGTGTCAGGGGTGATGAATGAGCTGGTGAGCTATATTCCAGGCTATTTTGTCGATTGCAGGGAAAGTGTTGAAAAAGAACTGGGCGGCAAAAGTTCCTATTTCGGTCCGCCATCCAAAAATTCTATCAGTGAAAACGCGGTGATTTTAAGGGACCAGGTCCTTAAAGCCTTCTTTGAAAATGGGCAAAAACCCTTAGTGATTTTGGCCCACAGCAAAGGTGCAGCCGAGATCCTCTACCTAGTTCTCGAGCAGCCCGCGTTCATGTTAGACAACCTTATCGAAAAAATCGTGCTCATCCAAGGCGCCATCGGGGGAACGCCGCTCGCGAACGAGCCAAATGGCTGGTTTGCCTACGAATATCTAAGTCGATGGATAGACTTCAACGCGATTGCTTTAAGCCAAATAGAAGCCAGAAGGGTATTTGCTGAAGCCTTCGAGAGCTATCTATCTCAGACCACGAAAGCGCAACAACAAAATATCTCCAGTCGCATCTACTATGTGCGTACCCAGGAAGAGCTGGAAAATCTCAGCCTTTCCATCCGTCTGGGCCTAAAAGTGGCCCGTTCCGACTTAAAGGCCAAAGGCGCGAACGACGGTTTTTTACTCACCGCGGCTCAGATGCATCCAGACATAGGCGTCGATCTGGGTGTATTGCAGGCAGATCATTTAAGTTTGGTGCTCGGCTGGATTACGGGTTTAAGCGCAAACGCGCGCCGGGCTTTTACCAGAGCACTGTTTCGAAAAATCTATTGAACTAGGAATTTATCGTACTACGATTAGCTAAGGAGGCGTTATGAAGCTAATCAAGTTGACATCGCTAATATACCCACTCATTTTTATTGCTTGTTCGTCCGGCAATAGACAACAAGAAAACCTGCCCGCTGCACCAGAGCCGGTGACAACGGAAACCGTGCCGTCAGAAATTGCTCCCCCAGATGAGCACCCTGAATTAGTCGAAGAAGACAGTAGTTCCGATGAATCCAGTTTCAGCACTCGATTTAGCGAAATTTCAAAAACTTGCAATCTAACCGATGATACCAGTGCGACAGAAGATGATGATGATAAACTTGAAAGCTGCTTGGCGCAATCATCAGATGATTTCGATAGAGATCTTTTAAGAGAATCAGTGCCCAAAGCGGAAGGCTATTTCAAATGGATGAGCCCAAATCGAAGAATGGCAGAAGGGGAGAAAATTGCGCAGGCAAAATATGCTTTAGCTGAGCCATTAAATACAGACTATCAGCTGGACGAAAATCAGTTTGCTTCGCTTAGGGGTGCTGTTGAGCAGTGCGCCCAGAGCTCTTTGAACCACCTCTTTTTATCTTTGCAAAGGGACCCAATTGGTACTGAAAAGATCATTAACAGTTTAAAAAATTGGCCAACCGAGTTTGACGGCAAACCTTCGGTGCATCAACCGGTAGCCGCAATGTTTGCAAATGCTATCCCATCCAGATTAGAGGGAATTAATGCGTGGAAGCTTCGAGTCTACAATGAGCGCAGCTTAATGCAGGATCGTGTCAAAAAAGGTTTTAGAAAAGTAGGCCCCGAGTGCAAAGCAGCTCAATTTATCGCCTTGGACCCTGTTATTGATCCAAGTCGGGCCGCTGACAATCTGGTGGCTTATCGTGATCGGCATTTGGAAGAAATTCTGAAAACGGGTTCAACAGATTGGGGCCATTTAATAGATATAGTTGAAAGACGTGCGAATTATCATGAGCTGGGCGAAATACCAATTTTCAAGGGCCTGACCCCAGAAGCGGTGATAGAAATTTTGCCGATGCCAAAAAAAGTCGAATTGCAAGATCTGAACAAGCTTATCAAAGAGAAGCTCAATCAAGGCTCGAAGCTTCAAAATCTCAGCTCGCTTTAACTTTAAGCGGTTAATTGCTCTTTTGCCCGCCACAATTCGCGGGCAAAATACACCTTAGCTCCACATAAAAGTATATTCTATTTGAAATTCAAATATTTATTGTTTTATGATTGTTTAATGGAGATATGGTTGTGAAATTAATATACCTGCTATCAATATCATTGTTGTTAACTGCGTGTCCTCAAGAAGATCAAAGTGTTCGCCAGCCGCCATCAGACAGTTTAAATGAGCCTGATGAGGATGAATCAGATGGTAAATCCGTGCAGGAATCGTCGCAGCATCAAAGCGCTTTTATAGAAGAGGCGCCACCGTCACCTGGTCACAGGGCCTCTAGTCACGCTACCTCTGATCAACCCGTATCAGATCGCGCCGCTCAGCTTAATCCAGATGAGCTTAAGCAGCTCAAAGATATGATTGACAATTGTTCCTTTAGGGAAACGCCAGCCGGCGCGCTTCAGGATAATATCATATCGTTTGTGAGGGAGATCGGACAAGAAAAAGATGGGTATTCCAGGCTCTTGAATACTTTGGCTAACTTGAAGGGCAATGAAAAATTGATGGGCTACATAAAAAAGAATATGCAACAGGTGTCTTTAGAACCAGGAACGGGAAAGGTAATAGGGGTGTTTTACGATGCAGTTCCTCTATGTCTTGCTAAAAAGTTTATCGGTTTTAACTCAACCATTACCTTGAACGGCAAGCCGGTGACATTCGCGGTGTTTCGAGATGAACAGCTGCGACGTCTATCAGTAGGGCAGACTACTGATTGGGAACCATTTGCTTCCAGGGTTGAAGGTTATGCAAATAGGCCTAATTCTATGTATTCTTGGAGATTTATGACTCCTCGCGCTGTGATTAAAATGCTTCCAACGCCCAGAAAAGAGAGCTTAAAAAAAATTAACAACAATTTAATTAATTATCTGAACTTTTTCGGTCCGAATGAATCCACCCAGAAGCTAAAGCTTAATCCTGATATGAGTATCTTGAAGGGTCATCAATAACTTGATTTAAACTGCCGGTTAAGTCTAAAATGCCGGTATGGAAATCAATACCGGCATTGCCGAAAAGTCTCGTCGCGAAATTGCTGATCGGTTGAATGGCTTGTTGGTTGAAACCTTCGCGCTCTATCTAAAGACACACTACTTTCATTGGAATGTGACTGGTCCGCAGTTTCAATCGCTTCATATCATGTTTGAAGGTCAGTATAACGAAATTTGGCTTGCGACTGACTTGATTGCCGAGCGGGTTCGGGCGATTGGCGGGAAAGCTAAGTATACCGAGATTCCCACTTTTAATGAGTCGCCTGCGACAGGGGAAATGATCTCCCAATTGGTTGAAGGTCATGAAGCAGTGATTCGGCTTTGTAGAGAGATGTTTCCGCTCGCTTCTGATGCGAATGATGAAGTGACCGCTGATTTACTCACCCAGCGCATGCAGATCCATGAAAAGACGGCATGGATGCTGCGCAGTCTATGCTAGGCAAAGTTGACTATTTAAGTACGCATGCATCGCGGCAGCTTCATGGCTCCTTTTTGCAAACGGGCTTTGCTGTGCTGGTAAATCATCCGGTTTCCAAAGATTTAATCGCCAATACCTACGCGGACTGGCAGCGGTTTTTTGCGTTGCCCAGTCGGTTTAATTATTTGTTTGATCAGGCGAGTCAGACAGGATATCGGCCTGCGGCTCTTTCAGAAAAAGCCAAGGGCTACAATCATATTGATCTCAAAGAGTTCTTTAACTATTATGAAGGCGGTGTTTGCCCCCCGCATGCACTAGAGAATACGCGCCGCTTGCGCGCTGAGCTGTTGAAGGTTGCGCATGCTCTTTTAGCTTGGGTTGAGCAGGAGATGCCGCCCGCGGTGCAGCAAAAGCTTTCGGAGCCGCTTTCTCAAATGGTCGCGGGCAGTACGAAGCATCTATTTAGACCAATGCATTACCCGGCCTTTACTGGCGCAGAAGTGGAGGGCGCGCTGCGAGCCGCGCCCCATGAAGATATTAATTTTATCACGTTGTTGCCTGCATCGACAGCGCCTGGCCTCCAGGTAAAAGATATTGAGGGTGTCTGGCATGAGCTTGATTGCGATCCTGGGGCGTTAATTGTTAACATTGCCGAAATGTTGGATATTGCTACCGGTGGCTACTACCCAGCCACCACACATCAGGTGGTGAATCCTCAAGGCCCATTGGCGAGCAAGCCTAGGTTTTCCATGCCGTTTTTTATGCATGCAAGACCTGAGGTTTATTTGACCCCTCAGCGGACGGTGGGTGATTTACTTCAGGAGCGCTTGATAGAGCTGGGCTTGGCCTGAGGCCCATTGACATAAATCATAAATTATAAGCATTTTAGCCGCCGAGTTCGGGCGCATAACTCAGCGGTAGAGTGTTACCTTCACACGGTAGAAGTCACAGGTTCGAATCCTGTTGCGCCCACCAATGAAATACCTCGTGACCCCCGCTCTTCCTTACGCGAACGGTCCCCTTCATCTTGGCCATATGGTCGAACATGTTCAAGTAGATGTTTTCGTAAGAGCACTGCGCATGGCTGGTGAAGACGTCGCATTTGTTTGCGGTGCGGACAGTCACGGCACGCCGATTGAAATCAATGCAGCGAAAGCTGGCGAAGATCCAGCCAGCTATGTGAAATCTTGGCAAGCACGCCACGAGACCACCCTCGCGCGATTTGGTGTCATGTTTGACAATGGTTATGGCAGCACACACACGGATTTAAATCGCAAACATGCCGAAGATATTTTTAACAAATTAAATGCCAAAGTCGATATCAAAGTACGCGACATCGACCAACTTTTCGACCCACAGGCAGGTCGCTTCCTGCCCGACAGGCTGATTAAAGGAACGTGCCCCAAATGCCAAGCGCCAGATCAATATGGCGACAGCTGTGAAAAATGCGGCAGTACTTATCGTCCGACTGAGCTGATTAACCCCAAAAGCACGCTTACTGGTGAAACGCCGATCTTAAAAAGCTCGAAGCATTACTTTTTTGAACTGAGTAAATATGCAGACAAGCTTAAAGCTTGGACCCAAAAAGCTGGCGTGCTACCTGCGGAAGTCCAAAACTCCCTGCAAGGCTGGTTTGCCGACGGTCTCAAAGACTGGGATATCAGCCGGGATGCTCCCTATTTCGGATTTCTGATTCCTGGCGAGTCCGATAAATATTTCTATGTTTGGCTGGATGCGCCTGTTGGCTATATCAGCTTAAGTGAAGCAGCCGGCATGCTTGAGCGATGGAGCGATCCAGACACCAAGATTATCCATTTTATCGGCAAAGACATCGTCTATTTCCACACTTTGTTTTGGCCCGCCATGTTGATGGGGGCAGGGTACACGTTGCCAAGCCAAATTGCGGTGCATGGCATGCTAACGGTAAATGGCGAGAAAATGTCCAAATCCAGAGGCACGTTTATTCTTGCGGACAGGTACGCAGAGTATCTAGAGCCTGAAGCGCTTCGTTACTATCTGGCCTGTAAGCTATCAGCCAGAATCGAAGACATCGATTTAAGCTTCGAAGATTTTATCGGACGCGTGAATGCAGACTTAGTAAACAAGATCATCAATCTCATCAGTCGAACAGTGCCCCTGTTGCACAAAGGCTACGCCGGCAAACCCGGTGCGCTGGATTTAAAAATCGTCAGCGAAGTGAGCGCAGCAGCAGCCAATATTGAGCAAGCCTACCGACTCCGCGATACCATGCAGGTGGTAAGAGACGTCGTGCAAATTGCGGACATCGCCAACAAGTATTTGCAAGATAACAGCCCATGGGACGGGAAAAAGAACACGCCCGAGCAAGCGCACCAGCAACTCAGCACCGCCCTATGGGCCGGCAAGGTTTGTGTTGGTCTATTAAAACCCATTTTGCCACAAGTCGCAGAGCAAACCGAAAAGATGCTTGGCTTAAGCGCTTTTACTTTCGCCAATATCTTAACCCCGCTGCCAACAGACCAAGCACTGGCAACCTACACCCGCCTATTCGAACGCATCGACTCAAAAAAGGTCACCCAAATGCTAGAAATCGACCAGACCCCAATGTCGTCCCGGGCACCGACCCGGGACCCAGTCCCCGAATCTCTCAACATCACCATTGACGATTTCATGAAAGTCGATCTAAGAGCCGCCTTGGTCGTAGAAGCCAAAGCCGTAGAAGGCTCAGACAAGCTAATCGCTGTAACACTGGATGTAGGCCCACTCGGCAAGCGCAATGTGTTCTCCGGCTTAAGACCCCACATTCAACCCGAAGAATTGGTCGGTAAAATAGTGATGCTGGTCGCGAACTTAGCGCCTCGAAAAATGAAGTTCGGCATCAGCGAAGGTATGATATGCGCCGCAGGAGATGTGCCTAAGTTAGTTTTAGCTACCGGCGCAAACCCAGGCGATCAAATCAGATAGAATTGAAATTAGACGTGCAAGAACCCTTGGATGCCAACCAAAATCATTTCAATTGCTATCATCGTGCAGATAAGACCGACGATTTGCTCCAGCACCTTGATGCCTGTATCCCCTACCAGGCGGACTATTTTGGGTGCCAGAATAATAATCACACCCGAAACTGCCCATGCAAGCACGATTGAGCTAATAACAATCGGTGTGGCCGTTTCATCATGCGCATACAACATAATTGTCGCAAGACACGAAGGTCCCGCGATGAGCGGTGTCGCAATGGGCACCAAAAATGGCTCATTGATGCTGCTTAGTTGCAGCGCACTTTGGCCGGGGAAAAGCAAATTAAGCGCAAACAGGAAAAAGATAATCCCACCAGTAATTTGAACCGCTTCGGTGGAGACATCTAAAATGTTTAAAAAGACCGAGCCAAAGCCGAAGAAAAACAGCATGATGACCAGCGATAGAAACACTTCTCGTCGCAGGATCTGGGCTTGCTTCTTTTGGCTATAGGGCTTGATCAATGCGGAGACGATGCCGACCACACCGAACGGGTCCAGCAGAAAAAACAGCGGCAGGGCTTTGGTGATAATTAAATTGATTGATTCCATATAAATAGCTTTAGACCTTTTAAAAATATTTCGACTGCAAGTAAAGTTAAGATAAGACCCATCAATCGCTCAATCGCGCCCAACGCTTTTTGATTAAGCCGGTCGTGGAAATGCCAGGCAAATCCCAAAATCAGTAGGGAAGCGGTCCAAGCTATCAAAATGGCCATGAGCACCGTATTAGAACGCGTATCGGTGCTGGCGTAGAACATGACGGTGGCCAGGATAGAAGGCCCCGCTATCATGGGCGTTGCCAATGGAACAATAAATGGCTCGCCTTTGGCCTCGTCAATAAATACCCGAGTCTCAGATGGAAATATCATTTTAATGGCGATCAAAAATAAAACGATCCCGCCCGCGATGCGAATGGTCGCTGGCGTTAAACCCAAACTGCTAATTAAAGGCGCTCCAAAGTAGTGGAAAGCCACCAACAATAAAAGCGCAATTAGCATTTCTCGCGCCAGGATAAAGCCCTGCCGACGACGCGGTTGACGACGAATCAAATGATTGAAATCAGCAATGTGGCCCACGGAATCAAGAATCAAAAAAAAAGTGAGGGACATCGAAAAAAGTGACATAGACCTCTTGCCTATCAAGTATAAGGACTATATCAACCGGGTTACCTTGGGGTCATAGCTCAGCTGGGAGAGCGCATGAATGGCATTCATGAGGTCGGCGGTTCGATCCCGCCTGGCTCCACCAAATTACTTCTTTTTAACTTTAGGCACATTTGGCTTCGCGACAACACTCGGCGTTTCAAACGGGCTGTCAAACGACATATCAAAAACGTTCCCCTCCGTGACTTTCACAGGCGTATTGGGTGGTGCACGCAGATTATCTTCAATCAGTTCTTGCGGCTCTTTAGGAGGCATTTTTGGAGGTATCTTCATAATCATTGGTTAACCCATACGCGTCGCCAAAAATGCCGGAGCCCGCAAATTACAAATTTTGAAACTTTTTTGATACCATAGGCTCTTAAAAGGAGAGCAATATGAATGCAATCGATTTCTTAATTTCCGAACACAATAAGGTCCGTAAAACAATGGCAGACATCTCAGATGACTCCCACCGCGAAGAAACCAAACATAAGTTGTTTGAAGAGTTAAAAGCAGACTTGTTGCGCCACGAAGAAATGGAGCAAACCGTGTGGTATCCTCATTTTAGAAATCATAAAGATTTAAAAGATACCGTTAAACATCTCCTGGTTGAGGAAAACGGTGCTGAAAAAGCCTTGAAATCATTCGACAAAAAGATGGATCAAGATGAATGGGAAATGAAGTTTAAAAAGCTGAAACAGGATGTTGAACATCACGCAAAAGAAGAAGAGAAAGAGCTTTTCCCTGAAGTTAAACGAATTCTTGATGAAGATACGCTTGAGAAAATTGGTAAAGAAATGCGCGAATTTAAGCAGCAATATAACCCTTAAACCAAAAATGCCGGGCTTTTAAAGCCCGGCTTTCACTAGTCTATTGGCAGTATACAGGTGAACGCAGACCGGAATTACATGCTTGGAGCATAGCGTTTTTTATCCAAGGCAAGTAGGCGTCTACTCGTGTATCTAAAGCTCCCTTTTCGCAGGTTGTATCTCCATCGCTTAAGCAAGCAGTGATACCTATAATTAGCCATTCTTTCGATTCAGGATCTTGCGTATAAGTTGCGCTGCCGGAGTCTCCAAAACATTTTCGAGCGCTGAGGCGGCTGGAGCCCACTTGAAAGTTTGCAGTTGCAAGCCTTTGGATAAAGCTGGAAGAGCATGTTTTGATGGGCATATGCGGCTTGGCTTCGGGGGTTTTGGGTTCTTGATGCCCCCAGCCCACGATTTTGACTGCAAGTCCTTCTCGCATGATGCTTATGCGGCTGGTATCGATCAGGCGGCCCACAGGCTCTGACATAGGCTTGCCTAAAATCAATAAAGCGATGTCGTTTGAACCGGGTATGTAGGCAATATGAGAAAGCACTTCTGAGGCCATCTTTCCTGGGATATCGCTGAAGGCTACATGGCTGAGGTCACTCAAAGGTGTGACGAAATATTGCCTATCCCCGCGCGCGACACAGTGTGCCGCA from Myxococcota bacterium includes:
- a CDS encoding MarC family protein encodes the protein MESINLIITKALPLFFLLDPFGVVGIVSALIKPYSQKKQAQILRREVFLSLVIMLFFFGFGSVFLNILDVSTEAVQITGGIIFFLFALNLLFPGQSALQLSSINEPFLVPIATPLIAGPSCLATIMLYAHDETATPIVISSIVLAWAVSGVIIILAPKIVRLVGDTGIKVLEQIVGLICTMIAIEMILVGIQGFLHV
- a CDS encoding Dps family protein, which codes for MEINTGIAEKSRREIADRLNGLLVETFALYLKTHYFHWNVTGPQFQSLHIMFEGQYNEIWLATDLIAERVRAIGGKAKYTEIPTFNESPATGEMISQLVEGHEAVIRLCREMFPLASDANDEVTADLLTQRMQIHEKTAWMLRSLC
- a CDS encoding 1,4-dihydroxy-2-naphthoate polyprenyltransferase — protein: MKNWLLAARPKTLTVALAPVLVGSAYSWRDGFFSAEYSALIFATAILIQIGTNLCNDYYDFKKGADTAARVGPVRASAGGLISPLAVRNAFIGVFAVAAMLGLVLVFRGGLPILVIGVFSIAAGIAYTAGPYALAYVGLGELFVLIFFGPVAVAGTYYVQSLAFSWEAALAGIALGLLACAILVVNNLRDIDQDKIAHKKTLAVRFGRQFAHAEYVFCLLAPALIVCWLAAYGAALLVIVALFFMRKSKLAQLLPQTALLVLGFGIVLALEITQKSPESSLSFPAHMRIDQNP
- a CDS encoding hemerythrin domain-containing protein is translated as MNAIDFLISEHNKVRKTMADISDDSHREETKHKLFEELKADLLRHEEMEQTVWYPHFRNHKDLKDTVKHLLVEENGAEKALKSFDKKMDQDEWEMKFKKLKQDVEHHAKEEEKELFPEVKRILDEDTLEKIGKEMREFKQQYNP
- a CDS encoding GTP cyclohydrolase I, with protein sequence MIECFEQLLSHMGNDKDRPELAATPLLAAKAFEQLSQGYNVNPQSLIAQELMRTPKGYNGSIELPDIPFISLCEHTFLPFLGTVTVHFSPNQSIIGAGCIEKLIHAFARRMQLQERLTLQIAETIYNELAPHWVQVDINAIHSCMDGRQLNTKVRLGIG
- a CDS encoding MarC family protein, producing the protein MSLFSMSLTFFLILDSVGHIADFNHLIRRQPRRRQGFILAREMLIALLLLVAFHYFGAPLISSLGLTPATIRIAGGIVLFLIAIKMIFPSETRVFIDEAKGEPFIVPLATPMIAGPSILATVMFYASTDTRSNTVLMAILIAWTASLLILGFAWHFHDRLNQKALGAIERLMGLILTLLAVEIFLKGLKLFIWNQSI
- a CDS encoding 2OG-Fe(II) oxygenase family protein produces the protein MLGKVDYLSTHASRQLHGSFLQTGFAVLVNHPVSKDLIANTYADWQRFFALPSRFNYLFDQASQTGYRPAALSEKAKGYNHIDLKEFFNYYEGGVCPPHALENTRRLRAELLKVAHALLAWVEQEMPPAVQQKLSEPLSQMVAGSTKHLFRPMHYPAFTGAEVEGALRAAPHEDINFITLLPASTAPGLQVKDIEGVWHELDCDPGALIVNIAEMLDIATGGYYPATTHQVVNPQGPLASKPRFSMPFFMHARPEVYLTPQRTVGDLLQERLIELGLA
- a CDS encoding trypsin-like serine protease is translated as MQQKSAFFFLIASLISGLSLASENDFKMKIINGEPCRVEEFPSSMALLILEDGKRKAICGGTLIAPDVVLTAAHCVARGDRQYFVTPLSDLSHVAFSDIPGKMASEVLSHIAYIPGSNDIALLILGKPMSEPVGRLIDTSRISIMREGLAVKIVGWGHQEPKTPEAKPHMPIKTCSSSFIQRLATANFQVGSSRLSARKCFGDSGSATYTQDPESKEWLIIGITACLSDGDTTCEKGALDTRVDAYLPWIKNAMLQACNSGLRSPVYCQ
- the metG gene encoding methionine--tRNA ligase; its protein translation is MKYLVTPALPYANGPLHLGHMVEHVQVDVFVRALRMAGEDVAFVCGADSHGTPIEINAAKAGEDPASYVKSWQARHETTLARFGVMFDNGYGSTHTDLNRKHAEDIFNKLNAKVDIKVRDIDQLFDPQAGRFLPDRLIKGTCPKCQAPDQYGDSCEKCGSTYRPTELINPKSTLTGETPILKSSKHYFFELSKYADKLKAWTQKAGVLPAEVQNSLQGWFADGLKDWDISRDAPYFGFLIPGESDKYFYVWLDAPVGYISLSEAAGMLERWSDPDTKIIHFIGKDIVYFHTLFWPAMLMGAGYTLPSQIAVHGMLTVNGEKMSKSRGTFILADRYAEYLEPEALRYYLACKLSARIEDIDLSFEDFIGRVNADLVNKIINLISRTVPLLHKGYAGKPGALDLKIVSEVSAAAANIEQAYRLRDTMQVVRDVVQIADIANKYLQDNSPWDGKKNTPEQAHQQLSTALWAGKVCVGLLKPILPQVAEQTEKMLGLSAFTFANILTPLPTDQALATYTRLFERIDSKKVTQMLEIDQTPMSSRAPTRDPVPESLNITIDDFMKVDLRAALVVEAKAVEGSDKLIAVTLDVGPLGKRNVFSGLRPHIQPEELVGKIVMLVANLAPRKMKFGISEGMICAAGDVPKLVLATGANPGDQIR